A genome region from Methanococcoides burtonii DSM 6242 includes the following:
- a CDS encoding DNA topoisomerase I yields the protein MHLIIAEKHIAAKRIAKILAPKEPKQVRVSGMDTFEYKNPDAEDRIIVMGLSGHIVQLDFPKAYNNWQKIDANELIDAEVITTPTHVKIVAALRKLGKEATHVTIATDYDREGELIGVEALNIIRKVNPDVEFDRVFYSAITKTEIEGAFANPASIDFDLADAGHSRQVIDLVWGASLTRYLSISAGRLGKLFLSVGRVQSPTLALIVDKEKERQAFVSKPYWEVNATLKDNDDALVNVQHKNSKFWEKEEADAVMEVIGDKASVSSVDSSKKTDKVPTPFNTTEFIGAASSIGFTASNAMRIAESLYTNGFISYPRTDNTVYPASIDLRAQIEIFSKGPFREYAQKLLAKDELVPTRGKKETTDHPPIYPASLAKKSELNEQDWKLYELVVRRFFATFADEAEWETMKVRFDISGEEFKANGARLVHQGWRWYYPYNAPQDRLLPALSEGDILDVTGKEMLDKETQPPGRYGQGRLIKLMEDLGLGTKATRHEIISKLYSRAYVHGNPLQPTKTSFAVIEALEKYAPTITKHDMTSQLEEDMDSIAEGKVKEDNVLKESRTMLHEVFTELANNSENISESLRAGLREDKVIGECSECGSKLMVRRSKRGSRFIGCNGYPDCNFSLPLPKSGQIIVTEKTCEEHGINHVKIINPGKRPWELGCPQCNFIEWKKTQEEEKAKQPKVPIPDKITDVPGIGKVTAEKLKNAEINTIDELRQANAIELSKATSLPAGKIMKWQELVT from the coding sequence ATGCATCTTATCATAGCGGAAAAGCATATTGCAGCCAAAAGGATAGCAAAGATACTGGCCCCGAAGGAACCAAAACAGGTACGTGTCAGTGGAATGGATACGTTCGAATATAAAAACCCTGACGCAGAGGACAGAATAATCGTAATGGGACTTAGCGGACATATCGTACAGCTCGATTTTCCAAAAGCCTATAACAACTGGCAGAAGATCGATGCAAATGAACTTATCGATGCTGAGGTAATTACTACACCTACCCATGTGAAGATAGTGGCAGCCCTCAGGAAACTAGGAAAGGAAGCTACGCATGTTACCATTGCTACTGACTACGACCGTGAAGGAGAGCTTATTGGTGTCGAAGCACTGAACATTATAAGGAAAGTGAACCCTGATGTTGAGTTCGATCGTGTTTTTTATAGTGCCATAACCAAGACGGAGATAGAGGGAGCTTTTGCGAACCCTGCTTCAATTGATTTCGATCTTGCGGATGCAGGTCATTCCAGACAGGTCATCGATCTTGTGTGGGGAGCTTCCCTTACAAGATACCTTTCTATTTCAGCAGGCAGGCTGGGAAAGCTTTTCCTGTCAGTGGGAAGAGTGCAGTCACCAACACTTGCATTGATAGTAGATAAGGAAAAGGAAAGGCAAGCATTTGTCTCGAAGCCATACTGGGAAGTCAACGCGACCCTTAAGGATAACGATGATGCACTGGTCAATGTACAGCACAAGAACTCCAAGTTCTGGGAAAAGGAAGAAGCTGATGCTGTAATGGAAGTTATAGGAGATAAGGCATCCGTATCATCCGTGGATAGCTCGAAGAAGACGGATAAGGTACCAACTCCTTTCAATACCACAGAATTCATCGGTGCTGCAAGTTCCATCGGTTTTACAGCATCCAATGCCATGAGGATAGCAGAATCCCTTTACACCAATGGTTTTATTTCATATCCAAGGACGGATAATACCGTTTATCCTGCATCCATCGACCTGAGGGCACAGATAGAGATATTCAGCAAAGGTCCTTTTAGGGAATATGCCCAAAAGTTGCTTGCGAAAGATGAACTTGTGCCTACACGTGGCAAAAAAGAGACCACGGACCACCCCCCTATCTATCCTGCATCCCTTGCAAAGAAGAGTGAACTTAATGAACAGGATTGGAAGCTTTACGAGCTTGTGGTCAGAAGATTCTTCGCAACCTTTGCAGATGAGGCCGAATGGGAGACCATGAAGGTAAGGTTCGATATCTCTGGTGAGGAATTCAAGGCAAATGGTGCAAGACTTGTGCACCAGGGATGGAGATGGTATTACCCATACAATGCTCCACAGGACAGGCTTCTTCCGGCACTTTCTGAAGGAGATATACTGGATGTGACCGGCAAGGAAATGCTTGACAAGGAAACTCAGCCACCTGGAAGGTATGGACAGGGACGTCTGATAAAGCTCATGGAAGACCTTGGTTTAGGTACAAAGGCCACACGCCATGAGATCATCAGTAAGCTATATTCAAGGGCATACGTCCACGGAAATCCGCTTCAGCCTACCAAGACATCTTTTGCAGTTATCGAGGCCCTTGAAAAGTATGCACCGACCATTACCAAGCATGACATGACCAGTCAGCTTGAAGAGGATATGGATAGTATCGCTGAAGGGAAGGTTAAGGAAGACAATGTTCTGAAAGAATCAAGAACAATGCTGCATGAAGTATTTACAGAGCTTGCCAATAACAGCGAAAATATCTCAGAATCCCTGCGTGCAGGCCTCCGCGAAGATAAAGTAATAGGAGAGTGTTCCGAATGCGGTTCGAAGCTCATGGTCAGAAGGTCGAAAAGAGGATCCCGTTTTATCGGTTGTAATGGATATCCGGATTGTAATTTTTCACTTCCACTTCCAAAGAGCGGACAGATCATCGTTACTGAAAAAACATGTGAAGAACATGGAATTAATCATGTGAAGATAATCAATCCGGGAAAACGTCCATGGGAATTAGGATGTCCACAATGCAATTTTATCGAATGGAAGAAAACTCAGGAAGAAGAAAAGGCCAAGCAGCCAAAGGTGCCTATTCCTGATAAGATCACGGATGTTCCCGGTATCGGAAAGGTCACTGCAGAAAAACTTAAGAATGCAGAGATCAATACTATTGATGAGTTAAGGCAAGCGAATGCAATTGAGCTTTCAAAGGCCACAAGCTTGCCTGCAGGCAAGATAATGAAATGGCAGGAACTTGTTACATAA
- a CDS encoding MBL fold metallo-hydrolase, translating to MKLGFKGGCREVGRSALLVNDEILVDYGLKPGEEPLYPVDYVHPKAVLISHGHLDHCGAVPNLMDMDPELFMTPPTADLAQVLAKDTLKIAEREGTSIPFDEREIQQMVLNTRTFDTGVEFHTHGYTAQFYNAGHIPGSSAIYLEKDGKSIVYTGDISTQETYLVPSADELPEADALITESTYFGEDHPTRKETEREFIDSLRDTIDLGGNVIIPAFAIGRTQEVLMMLSDNGIPAYVDGMGVRIYKLLMNHPEYLKDPEKLKHAFDNATIVKGRKRENIPLNGTVIVTTAGMLNGGPVLHYINRLYTDPKSKIMLTGYQVEGTNGRMALDTGNIDNDGIIQNIRMKIEQYDFSAHSGDKELKAMVSEFCDKGGEKVFAMHGENTEQFAQWVTDEIGVEAYAPANGEDITI from the coding sequence TTGAAACTCGGATTCAAAGGTGGATGCAGGGAAGTCGGACGTTCCGCACTTCTTGTTAATGATGAGATACTTGTAGATTATGGGCTCAAACCGGGAGAGGAGCCACTCTACCCGGTGGATTATGTACACCCTAAAGCTGTTCTTATTTCGCATGGACATCTTGACCACTGCGGTGCCGTTCCTAATCTGATGGATATGGATCCTGAGCTATTCATGACACCCCCAACAGCTGATCTTGCACAAGTGCTTGCAAAAGACACTCTGAAGATTGCAGAGAGGGAAGGAACGTCCATACCATTTGACGAACGGGAGATCCAGCAGATGGTTTTGAACACCAGGACTTTCGATACGGGCGTGGAGTTCCATACACATGGATATACAGCACAGTTCTACAATGCAGGTCATATTCCAGGCTCATCTGCGATCTATCTTGAAAAGGATGGAAAAAGCATTGTATATACTGGCGATATCAGTACTCAAGAGACATATCTGGTCCCATCAGCAGATGAATTGCCAGAAGCAGATGCACTCATTACTGAAAGCACATATTTTGGAGAGGACCACCCTACGAGAAAGGAAACGGAAAGGGAATTCATCGATTCACTCAGGGATACCATCGACCTTGGCGGCAATGTTATTATTCCTGCCTTTGCCATTGGCAGGACACAGGAAGTCCTAATGATGTTAAGCGATAACGGCATTCCTGCTTATGTGGACGGCATGGGAGTAAGGATCTACAAGCTTCTTATGAATCATCCGGAATATTTGAAGGATCCGGAAAAACTCAAGCATGCTTTTGATAATGCTACAATTGTCAAGGGGCGTAAGAGAGAAAATATACCACTTAACGGTACAGTTATCGTTACGACCGCCGGAATGCTCAATGGAGGGCCTGTACTTCATTATATTAACCGACTGTACACGGACCCGAAATCCAAGATAATGCTGACCGGATATCAAGTCGAAGGCACCAATGGAAGAATGGCGCTCGACACCGGCAATATCGATAATGATGGTATTATCCAGAACATACGCATGAAGATCGAGCAATATGATTTCTCTGCACATTCCGGTGACAAAGAGCTTAAAGCCATGGTAAGTGAGTTCTGCGATAAGGGCGGAGAAAAGGTATTTGCGATGCATGGTGAAAACACCGAGCAGTTCGCACAATGGGTTACAGATGAGATCGGTGTTGAGGCTTACGCGCCTGCCAATGGCGAAGACATCACCATTTAA
- a CDS encoding ferredoxin domain-containing protein, translating to MITNPESENIEVFAKMILAAARTAPKAKGKDSIVTGLLEPTDIKILANSMDAMAEKKGEGFGFFNRNSQNVRDADAVILIGLKTSEPTGLNCGACGFPTCKEMIGQTLVKADFSGPKCAFKYIDLGIALGSAAAKAKDLCIDNRIMYTIGAGALAAGLFDADIACGMPLSIKGKNIFFDRK from the coding sequence ATGATAACTAATCCAGAATCAGAGAATATCGAAGTGTTCGCAAAGATGATATTGGCAGCAGCAAGGACAGCTCCAAAAGCAAAGGGAAAGGACAGCATTGTTACCGGACTTCTGGAACCAACTGACATAAAGATACTTGCGAACTCCATGGATGCAATGGCAGAAAAGAAAGGAGAAGGCTTTGGTTTCTTCAACCGAAATTCTCAAAATGTAAGGGATGCGGATGCAGTCATCCTTATTGGCCTCAAAACATCAGAACCAACCGGGTTAAATTGTGGAGCATGTGGCTTTCCCACATGCAAGGAAATGATAGGACAGACACTGGTCAAAGCCGATTTTAGCGGACCAAAATGTGCCTTTAAGTACATTGATCTCGGAATTGCACTGGGAAGTGCAGCAGCAAAAGCAAAGGACCTTTGCATCGACAACCGGATAATGTACACCATCGGAGCAGGTGCATTGGCAGCCGGATTGTTTGATGCTGATATTGCATGCGGGATGCCACTGAGCATAAAAGGAAAGAACATATTCTTTGACAGAAAATGA
- a CDS encoding RIO1 family regulatory kinase/ATPase has protein sequence MIDDVVKLFRQLDSKDLRILMGIEIGMKHYEWVPVEEVRKYTRFSYSQLEYKLLQLFRSNMVVGTKTPYEGYQIYFDGYDALALNTFVKRGSVSAIGDEVGVGKESVVHEAIREPELAIGDPATVIIKFHREGRTSFKSVKRGREHLAYREHFSWIYAARLSAKREFDIMEQLYSEISIPKPLDYNRHAIVMAPAKGSLLVKTKLTEPNWVLEEILSQMAKVHSLGIIHSDLSEYNIFVSEEGVEFIDWPQYVTLDHLNAEDLLRRDAFNVLTHFKRKYNIEKDLDEVVRVIKGE, from the coding sequence ATGATAGATGATGTAGTTAAACTATTCAGGCAACTGGACAGTAAAGACCTTCGTATACTGATGGGTATCGAAATAGGTATGAAACACTATGAGTGGGTTCCTGTTGAGGAGGTCCGAAAATATACTAGATTTTCATATAGTCAGCTTGAATATAAGCTCCTTCAGCTTTTCAGGTCCAATATGGTCGTGGGTACGAAAACTCCCTACGAAGGCTATCAGATATATTTTGACGGTTATGATGCACTCGCTTTGAACACTTTTGTCAAGAGGGGATCTGTCAGTGCAATTGGCGATGAAGTGGGTGTGGGCAAAGAGTCTGTCGTACATGAGGCTATCAGGGAACCCGAACTTGCTATTGGGGATCCTGCTACTGTCATTATTAAGTTCCACAGGGAAGGTCGTACCAGTTTCAAGAGCGTTAAAAGGGGTCGTGAGCACCTTGCTTACCGTGAGCATTTCTCCTGGATATATGCTGCAAGGCTTTCAGCAAAGCGAGAGTTCGACATCATGGAGCAGCTGTACTCCGAGATATCAATTCCTAAGCCTCTTGATTATAACAGGCATGCTATTGTAATGGCTCCTGCAAAGGGCAGTTTACTTGTCAAAACAAAGCTCACTGAGCCGAATTGGGTACTTGAGGAGATCCTTTCTCAAATGGCCAAGGTCCATTCACTTGGCATCATCCATTCAGACCTTAGTGAGTACAACATCTTCGTAAGTGAGGAAGGTGTTGAGTTCATCGACTGGCCACAGTATGTGACCCTTGATCATCTTAATGCAGAAGATTTGCTAAGGCGTGATGCTTTCAATGTGCTTACTCATTTTAAGCGAAAGTATAATATTGAGAAGGATCTGGATGAGGTCGTTCGAGTTATCAAGGGCGAATGA
- a CDS encoding DUF2111 domain-containing protein encodes MICLKICSDSTSEDLKPIAEALHGVLGIPITIRSKNLRGLRMERGVVMDDNYTGPVLEEVILTNKIIRKIPTEGVYKGKAVVVAPIRTSGGEVVGALGVVDLVAALDILSVFREYPDIVDEVEESRKRLS; translated from the coding sequence ATGATCTGTTTGAAAATATGTAGTGATTCAACATCCGAAGATCTTAAACCAATAGCAGAGGCATTGCATGGTGTGCTTGGAATTCCGATTACTATCCGAAGTAAGAACCTCAGGGGGCTTCGTATGGAACGGGGAGTTGTTATGGATGATAATTATACTGGTCCTGTTCTTGAAGAGGTTATACTGACAAACAAGATCATAAGAAAAATACCGACTGAGGGTGTCTACAAAGGAAAAGCTGTGGTTGTAGCTCCTATCAGAACTTCTGGTGGGGAGGTTGTGGGGGCACTTGGAGTAGTAGACCTTGTCGCCGCACTTGATATTCTGTCTGTGTTCCGCGAATATCCTGATATTGTGGATGAAGTGGAGGAATCAAGGAAACGTCTTTCTTAA
- the trxB gene encoding thioredoxin-disulfide reductase — protein sequence MVYDLIIIGGGPGGLSAGIYAVRYGLNTLVLEKGFVSGQISTTGDVENYPGFPSIGGMELMDKFAEHAKAAGVVVEDRDVLEVRSEGDMKIVHTSEGDIEASSVIIATGAEPKHLGIPGEEEFRGKGVSYCATCDGPFFSGRNVIVVGGGESAITDALILSDMAASVCVVHRRDELRASKILQDRAFARSNIEFLWGTTLEEIVGDSVVREAVIRDINAAEVCRVPIDGVFVYVGVKPSTGFVDVDKDKYGFIITNERMECSEKGVFAVGDCRNAILRQVVTAASDGAIAAFEAYNYVSSLERSGK from the coding sequence ATGGTATATGATTTAATAATAATTGGTGGGGGGCCTGGTGGTCTTTCCGCCGGAATATATGCTGTGAGATATGGTCTCAATACACTTGTTCTTGAAAAAGGATTTGTTAGCGGGCAGATCTCAACTACGGGTGATGTGGAGAACTATCCGGGCTTCCCATCCATCGGTGGTATGGAGCTTATGGATAAATTTGCTGAACATGCAAAGGCAGCCGGAGTTGTTGTCGAGGATAGGGATGTTCTTGAGGTTCGGTCGGAGGGTGATATGAAAATCGTTCACACTTCAGAAGGTGATATTGAAGCGAGCAGCGTTATTATTGCAACCGGTGCAGAACCTAAGCATCTTGGAATTCCGGGGGAGGAGGAGTTCCGTGGAAAAGGTGTTTCCTATTGTGCTACTTGCGATGGTCCTTTTTTTTCAGGTCGCAATGTGATAGTAGTGGGCGGTGGCGAGTCTGCAATTACGGATGCTCTTATTCTTTCTGATATGGCTGCATCTGTTTGTGTTGTTCATAGGAGGGATGAACTTCGAGCTTCGAAAATACTTCAGGACCGGGCATTTGCCAGATCTAACATTGAGTTCTTATGGGGTACTACTCTTGAGGAAATTGTCGGGGATTCTGTAGTGAGAGAGGCAGTTATACGTGATATTAATGCCGCAGAGGTTTGTAGGGTTCCTATTGATGGTGTCTTTGTATATGTAGGTGTGAAGCCTAGTACCGGATTTGTTGATGTGGATAAAGACAAATATGGTTTCATTATAACGAATGAAAGGATGGAATGTTCCGAAAAAGGCGTTTTTGCAGTTGGTGATTGTCGCAATGCTATTTTGCGACAGGTTGTAACGGCTGCAAGCGATGGTGCAATTGCAGCGTTCGAAGCTTATAATTATGTTTCCAGTCTCGAGCGAAGTGGGAAATAA
- a CDS encoding glutaredoxin family protein translates to MTKVILVHASWCHVCPAAKKLWQSLKEGHDFDYDEVDFDTPEGEKLAEEYSIMSVPTTIIDGKVAFVGVPNKEKAVSMLS, encoded by the coding sequence ATGACAAAGGTTATACTTGTTCATGCTTCGTGGTGTCATGTCTGTCCTGCTGCAAAGAAACTCTGGCAGAGCTTAAAAGAGGGGCATGATTTTGACTATGATGAAGTTGATTTTGATACTCCTGAGGGTGAAAAACTTGCAGAGGAGTATTCTATAATGTCAGTTCCTACTACTATCATAGATGGGAAAGTGGCATTTGTTGGTGTCCCTAACAAGGAAAAAGCTGTTTCTATGCTTTCTTGA
- a CDS encoding archaellin/type IV pilin N-terminal domain-containing protein — MKANKHLMMNNDRAQAGIGTLIIFIAMVLVAAVAAAVLIQTSGVLQERAQSTGKQAAQEVSSNLLIKGIEGVRASGSGTTSETVDLLKVKVALNIGSSEIDLNQVVITVTDGDSINDLVYAGNSKAYGDAMTNFSSTASSAANMIVLATENTTDMGNNSRFFFTVEQIRDEDESFSQAEPIMNQGDLVNIYISTVSTTASAGSHTTLDEVALSGLKDSGITVSPRSTVNLILTPEAGSTTSAGFTSPSFGVRKSIALWP, encoded by the coding sequence ATGAAAGCAAATAAACATCTGATGATGAATAATGATCGTGCTCAGGCAGGAATCGGCACACTTATTATCTTCATTGCAATGGTATTGGTTGCTGCAGTCGCTGCAGCAGTATTGATCCAGACTTCTGGTGTACTTCAGGAAAGAGCGCAATCAACTGGTAAGCAGGCAGCCCAAGAAGTATCATCTAACTTGTTGATCAAGGGTATTGAAGGTGTGCGTGCCAGCGGCTCAGGTACTACCTCTGAAACAGTTGACCTTCTTAAAGTAAAAGTAGCACTCAATATCGGTAGCTCCGAAATTGATCTTAATCAGGTTGTCATTACAGTTACTGATGGTGATTCTATTAATGATCTTGTCTATGCGGGCAATTCGAAGGCATATGGTGATGCAATGACTAATTTCAGCTCAACTGCAAGCTCTGCTGCAAATATGATTGTTTTAGCCACAGAGAATACTACGGATATGGGTAACAATTCAAGGTTCTTCTTCACAGTCGAACAGATCAGGGATGAGGATGAATCATTCTCACAGGCAGAGCCTATCATGAACCAGGGAGATCTTGTAAACATCTATATCTCCACCGTATCAACCACAGCAAGCGCAGGCAGCCATACAACTCTTGATGAAGTGGCACTTTCCGGTCTTAAGGATTCAGGTATCACTGTTTCCCCAAGGTCCACTGTAAACTTAATCCTTACGCCGGAAGCTGGTTCAACAACATCCGCAGGATTTACCTCACCTTCATTTGGTGTAAGAAAATCAATTGCACTCTGGCCATAA